The Salmo salar chromosome ssa02, Ssal_v3.1, whole genome shotgun sequence genome segment ACATTTCTCTCATGTGTGGATTCTTTCATGTGATTTCAGTTGCCTTAACCAGGTAAATTTcattccacactgggagcactgGAAAGGCTTTTCCCCAGTGTGTCTTTGCTCATGAATCTTCAGGAAGCCTGATGAGGTAAAAcattttccacactgggagcagtgatgGGGCTCTTCTTCTTTGCGTGtcctctcatgtgatttcaggttaCCTAACcggttaaaactctttccacactggcaACATTGGAAAGGTTTTTCGCCTGTGTGTATTCGCTCATGTATTTTCAGGCTCCCgaactgggtaaaactctttccacactgggaacattggtaTGGCTTCTCTccggtgtgtgttctctcatgctcTTTCAGTTGCCTTACCCAGCTGAAATGCTTTTCACAATGGAaacagtggtaaggcttttcCCCTGTGTGTACTCTTTGATGTTCCTTCAGGTTACTAAACCACTTAAAAGTATTACCACATTGAAGGCATTTGTGAGGcttatctcctgtgtgtattctctcgtgTGATTTCAGGCAACTTAACTGTGAAcatctctttccacactgggagcattggtaaggcttctctcctgtgtgtattctttcATGCACCTTCAGTGTCCGTAattgggtaaaactctttccacagtagGAACAGTGGTGTCGTCTTGCTGGTTCAGACGTCTCTTGCTCTGGTTCTTCTGAGTCTGGTGTCTCTCCTACCAAATTTAACAGTGAGATcagg includes the following:
- the LOC106590948 gene encoding zinc finger protein 239-like encodes the protein MLTSPTMSSTSCYPLLKRRTAGRRKKEEKAVTVKQEIKDEAVTVKEEDVSVKEEAEVKQESAVFTVKEETTVTVKEEEDVFGVKEGEITVTLEEEEEQNGDLINTRETPDSEEPEQETSEPARRHHCSYCGKSFTQLRTLKVHERIHTGEKPYQCSQCGKRCSQLSCLKSHERIHTGDKPHKCLQCGNTFKWFSNLKEHQRVHTGEKPYHCFHCEKHFSWVRQLKEHERTHTGEKPYQCSQCGKSFTQFGSLKIHERIHTGEKPFQCCQCGKSFNRLGNLKSHERTRKEEEPHHCSQCGKCFTSSGFLKIHEQRHTGEKPFQCSQCGMKFTWLRQLKSHERIHT